The Candidatus Zixiibacteriota bacterium genome contains the following window.
AGCATAATTTCCGTCACGCGCCGTGAATTGACGATGGTACCGTTGGTCGATTCCAGATCGCGAAGCCAGATATCGCCGTCACGTTCAAAAACTTCGGCGTGTTGACGGCTGACATTGTCGTCATCGATCGGAATCTCGCTCCCAGCCATGCGACCGATACGGATCGGCTTAGCGCCGATGGCATAAGTCATGCCCAGAAGTGAACCGTGCATCACCACCAGCATCGGTTGTGCACGCTGATCGCCGACATTTTCCGGTTCCGGCGTCAGACTGACGTTAGTCGATGTGTTCTCGAACTGATTTAGCATCGCAACTGATCGAGCCAGCCCCGTTAACTCCCGTATTATCTAGTTCGGCATGATCGACTGCGCGCTTAACCGCTGGGTGGGCTGGAGTTGCGGGAGCTGTTTCAGATGAAAACAAAAGCCCCGGCCGCAGGACCGGGGCTTGACTGAAATCGGATAATTACAGCTCAATTCTTGAGCTGGAATTTGACCTCGTAGGATACCCAGAGCATCACCGGCTGCTTGTTTTGCATGGCCGGTTTCCACTTGGATTGTCGAGCGGACTCCAGGGCTGCTTCTTCGAAGCCGGCATTGGCCCCGGACTCCTTGAGTACAATGGCATCGCGGACATTGCCGTTCTTGTCCACCAGCACTTTCACCCAGACCGAGCCCTCAATACCGGCTTTGCGGGCGATTTCCGGGTACTTGGGCTGCACGTTCTGAATTTTGACCGGCTGTTCTTCGACGGCGATAAACTCATCCGGAGTCGGGATGTATTCTTCAATCGGAATATCGACCTGGACATTGACTCCGGAGCCTTCGCCTTCGCTCAGTACCGGGGAACTGATCTCCGCCAGCTCCTCCTGTGAGACCACGACGAAATCTTCGGTGACCTCTTCATCCGGGACTGCCTCCGGCAGCGTGAACTTGGGTGCGGCCAGTTCCTGCGTGACTTTCACCTGAACCGGCTTGGTCGCCACCGACGGCGGCGGACCCAGCTC
Protein-coding sequences here:
- a CDS encoding energy transducer TonB, producing the protein MANVYVAKFSPIGAFELKRSYQKNMRNAVLFVLGAFTLIFLLIALVRLLTAEDEIPTATIVIRDISELGPPPSVATKPVQVKVTQELAAPKFTLPEAVPDEEVTEDFVVVSQEELAEISSPVLSEGEGSGVNVQVDIPIEEYIPTPDEFIAVEEQPVKIQNVQPKYPEIARKAGIEGSVWVKVLVDKNGNVRDAIVLKESGANAGFEEAALESARQSKWKPAMQNKQPVMLWVSYEVKFQLKN